The Lates calcarifer isolate ASB-BC8 linkage group LG11, TLL_Latcal_v3, whole genome shotgun sequence genomic sequence GGCCCCTGGCTCTGTGCTTCCtcaaaaactttcaaaataaagcacattagacagcagtttaCGACAGTAATAATCACTGCAGGGCTTATTATTCTGATAAATTCATATTACTGTATCAACAGATACTGTTAACATTAGAACCAACATTATTAATAACGTTACAATACTTTTTTCTCCACTACTTTAAACTAACAGCTGCACTGACTGGTTCCCTTTCACATTAAAACTTAAACTGAGAAACAACGCGTGTAGTTCTGAGAGCAGCTGGGGGGTGCGTAGGAACAGGTGAAGAGAAGAAGGTGGGCTATACACGTGCACGAGAACCAGGCGAGGACGAGCCCGCCCACAGAGCTCGGTCACGTGCACAACGTGCGTTCGATTGGAAGGCAGTAAACAGGTGACGTCAGAGCAACGCCAAGTTGAGCTAACTGAAACAAAACCGGATGGTAGCGGAGTTtaactttcaaattaaaagcttaCAATAGTCATAGtggattattttttaaatagaaattgAAATTTAACTAAAAATAACGTAATTAATTGTATATAAACAGTTGATATTAATCTGAAAAAATGTTTCCTAATGGCAGAGTTTCTATATAGAAGATACAGGACAAATTGTGCATGATTTTTGTACATGACCTGTCtattaatatgtaaaaaaaaaaagcactccTAACCAAGTCACAAGaactaagaaaataaataaataatcacaagGAGCTGCAAACAAAAGAGTCACCTAATAATTAATAGTAACATATTAACTAGAGCTactattgttattgttgtttattcCTCGCTATCATCTAGTTATAGTACAATTCTGACTACATACTGTGTGTTAGTTTAATTTATGGTGGCGTATCAAATTTTAACCTCGTCATATACTAAGGATTTATATGTAAAAGCGTAAATCATTAAGTAACTGTGGTGTActttcttttatgtttgttatGTCTTTGTAAAGTACTTTGTAATTTTTTAAGTGCTATATAATTGAAAAGATCATTATCAATGTTATAAATGCAggggagtaaaaaaaacaaaaaaactgccTGTTCATCGGAAcaacttttattctgaaattctGAACAGGAAACGCCTTCATTACTCCTTGCTAGCTTGCTGCTGGTGCAGAGCCTAGCTAGGGGAGAGAAACCGTGGGAGAAGGCAGAATACGTATGATATAAAAGAAGTAAAGTTAAAGCTCGATCAACATCTCGTAACGCGgaagaaagaaagtgaacaGGTAGGTGAACGTCCTCCCGTGTTTCTGTAATTTACACTTGCGCGTCTCGGCTCCTGCTAAAGCCCGAAAAATGGAGGAGAAATGTGGTTCCATCATGAGGAGGCTGCACACAACAGTGAATAAACAACaagatcaacaacaacaacagcagcagctgctgctgcagcggcGGTAACCGTGCAGAAAAGTCGGTAGCATGCAGTTTGAACCGAGATAGAGACGACCGCAAAGATGGCAGTtaaagagggagggggggatCAATAGGGAGCGGGGTCATTACAGAGCTACAGTAGCTACAGTAGTTAGCATTGGTTGGTGTCATGCAGCtcagaggaggtggtgggggctGCGACAGCCAGAGGGCAGATTAGTTTATATaggtgtgtttatatgtttattaaCACTTAATTAAACACATGTCGCTGTTGTTATTCATAAACATGAGCTACAGAAGGTAAATGACAGGTGTTAGCATCTCAAATCAGAAAGCAAACCATGCTTTTCTTCTGTGTTCTTATTTTTCTAGGTATCACCAGCAACTTGGCAACATCTTTTCTCTCCCCTGGCTCTCCAGTGTGTAAAGATACCGcccactatatatatatatatatatataaaaatacaaatatatatatatcatatctTAAAGTCACCTAGTGCCTCTCTGCCTGATAGATCATTATTTTCCCCTGCATCTTCACCAGTGCAAAAACTATCCAAACACCAGCaagacagaagaaacaaaactCACCACAGCAACCAAAGTTACCTGTCTTTAAAAGTTAACTCTAACTTTATTAAGTTTTGATGCCCCCAGAGAATCAACCACATCCAAGTTTCTGATTAGTCTAGATCTCAAAACTCTTCATCACTCATCAGCCTTTGCTCAGCCCATCAAGGAAAGCTGTAAACAGCACTTAGCACCATTATGGCCTCCATCACCCAGTCGTCCGAGCCCGAGATCCCAGACAACCACAAAGAGAGCTGGCTGGCGCTGCTCTCTGCCGCGGAGGCGTATTGCCAAAAGTCGGGCTGCGACCTGGCCATACTCACAGCCTGTAAGAAGTTCCGGTCGTCGGGCGGAGACGGAGACGGGGTGAGGAAGCGGGAGAGCAGCAGTGCCTTTCCGAGGGAGTGTGACTTCTCCTACAGTGTGTGGGGCCAGGGGTTTCTGGCTGAGTCGGCGCGTCGCTACATGGACGACATCGGCGTGCTGCACTCCACGACCATGCTAACAGCCCAAAAGCACACACGCCAAGCCGGGGTGGAGGGAGGAACCAAGCTGGTGGTtgacctgacctctgaccccggACACAGGGGGGTGAGTGGCCTGCTTGTGCCCCATACTGCACTCGTTCAAAAACGTCCACATCCACAATATGGTGGATTTTCTTCTTGTCATTACAGAGCTTTACAGGAGACGGCGGGGTGGGTGGAGTCAGTCCCAACGGTAGACTGTACTCCCAGAGCTACCCGTCGATCTACAGCTCAGGAGCTGTTACCGGGCAGGGCGGCGGGCAGAACGGTAACGgcgagagggagagggagaagagcgTGCTGGAGGCCGAGCGAGGGAGGCAGAGGTCTGGGATTGTGGATTTGGAGGAAGAGtgtgaggatgaggaagaggaggaggacatggatGAGAGGAGACCCTATGGGAATGAAAGTGCTGGTGAGGAGCGAAGCAGTttacctgtgtttttaaaatgctgtgatTTGACTCTGAGGGTTGACGTCGTCGCTCTGCTTCAGGTGTGTTCTCAATGGACGAGGACTCTCTGTCCCGGGACTGCGAGCCGTTCTTTGAATCTGATGGCGAGGAGGAGAGCACTGATGGTGAGAGTTTAAAGGTCTCACTTCATAAATCCTCATATTACCATTATCtacaatcttttttttctcacctgtcTCAGGCTCTTTGAGCGAGGACGCTCCTCCGCCGTCCCGTGGCATGGCCGTGGGTCAGGCCGCCTACTCGTCCCGTCACGCCCCCAACATGGCTCTGGCCCGCTCGCTGCCCGTGTCTGTGCCCGTGTGGGGCTGCAGGGGAAACCGAGCAGCTCAGGGAGACAGCAACAGTGGAGAGCGGGTGAGCAGAGATTAGCGTCTTATCCAGCTACATTTGAGCTTAAATCAGGCTTACTGAGAGCACAAGGCTTAAGTTTGTAACCAGGTAGATCACCATAATAACCAAGAAGAAATCAGATGGATTAGTAAACCTAGAATTAACTAAACCAGCTTTATGATCCCAGTAATCAGGATCCAGGTAACCCAAAGCGATCCAGACTTAGACACCAGTATGAGAACTGCCCAAGGCTGTTACTGCTCACTCAGCACCCAGTCATTCTGATTCTGGCCTGTTATGAAATAATTACAGGAACAAGATCTGCTGTTTATCTGTGCTGACTacgtctgtgactcacagttcTAAGCACAATCAAACGGTTACGAAataataaaaaggaaaacacataaAAGGTTACATGACTGGGCTAGAAGTTCAGGGTATCTGCGGCTCTGGAAAAGTACTACTGTAGTTTCCTTAACAACAGCCTTAGAAAAGTATTAAAAAGCCTTGAATTTAATTTCCAAAagcatttaatattttctcttttctgctgTAGGCAGTAATGTTtagatatgaaatgttttttgaatCAGACACTCTACACATATAAACTAAAGTGTGCTTAGTGGAACAATGGATTTTGCTGCAGGAGGCtgttaaatttatttttgtgaagtGTTCTGCTACAGTAGATAGACACCTAATGATGGGCTACAGCTGATTTTAGCTAAAACGTAATGATTTTAAATTGacaacactttttatttttcgtCTATCCATCAGTTTTCTGCCACTTATCTGACTCCAGGTTGCGTTCATTAATCCAATTAATGCTATCAGTTGTGAAGTGCTAGCTATGTGTAGCTAActttttgctatcgctacatagctaacgttagcattagcagctgtttacgTACCAGACTGGAAGAAacgttgtgagttcagcatcagacttcATTCATTTACTCGCTAAAAGCTGTTTCCAACGGTGGAAAGCAACTCCAGTGTTTTACTTCTAGCGGGCGCACTCTCTCATATTAATCCATTTAaggtagcatgctaaccagctagcctcgGCTCGGTCCGGCTCGTctcgtcactttccgatagcgcCTCGCTGTCGCGTGCAGTCTCCCATGAGGAAGTAGCGCCGCTTAGTTTTTATAGCGTCTTATATTGTAAACACGACGGCGGCTGAGGCGTTTGGTAAGCGACCATCGCCGCTACCTGCTGCCGGGAAGAGGCCACGTTCGGCGGCTGAAAAAATGCGCAAATTAGCTCCTTAAATAACGACTGAAGTCAAGTCAGCTGCATTGTAGAATATAttaaatcatttgttttaaagtcTTAGATTTAACTTGGTGAAACCTGCAGAAACATTGCAGCTGTATAATTTTTAGTAGGAAAGTGTAAAGTTAAAAAGTAAACTTGATCTAAAAAGCgttatttacatatattatCATCCACCAGCTGCAGATATCAGTGAATCTTCAGTAAATATGGAAACAAAACGGGTGATTGAGAGTGaattaatgttattttccaTCAAACAAACTAGTTATTTAAGAATGAAAGATATCCCacagataaaatacaaatattcagttaaaAATACACGAGCAGATTCCCAGAGAAGAAACCGATAATGAAAGACTGAATAATTAAgtgagctgttgttgttgttttcatgttgtcagTTGATGCTGACATATTTCACGCCGTCTAAAGACCGGAGACAAAGGGACGATTCACTTCTCAGTAGTCTGAGGCCACGACAGCTCCCATCAGTTCATGTGACcgtaaaagtgtgtgtgacatttgTGTGAGGTCACGCTGGGCAAATGTTTTTCAAGTAACATTACACAGCGTCAAGCGCAATTTTCCGAGGGAACGAGCAACAGGAATTTTGAGTTTCCCCCCCTCGTTTACGTccattttttcctgtgttttgtcccTCGCCAGGTGGGCTGTGCTGACCTGGAGCACATCGCAGCCAGTATGAAAGCCCTGCTGGCCCCCGGAGCCACCGACGGAACAGAAATGTTCGGGGCCCTGCCTCGGCCCCGTCTCAACACGGGGGACTTCTCCCTCAAGcactgagaggaggagtgaggccggagcagagagagagagagagagagagagaaagggataGAGGGAGCGAGGTAGAGTGATAAAGGAAACATggaggcagagacaggaggGATGTGAACGTTCAGTATGTGAAACAGTGTAAAAGCTACGTAGTACCTCCATTTATTTCTCACTAACCAAAATTAACGGCACATGCTTCGAGGAGTAACCGAGGAGGGAATGATGTTATGAACACTAATAACAAATTCAACACTACCCTGCTCCGCCcccgtccacacacacacacacacacacacacacacacacacacacacacacacacacacacacacacacaccttgtctGCTACTActacacattttcacaatacTACACGACAGAACACTACATTAGGATTGGACAGGCCAGATGTTGCCGCCccactaaacaaacaaacaaacaaacaaacaaacaatctaTTCCTTAAAAGGGGAAATGGTTGACTTTAACATGAAGCTTGTGGCTTTTGAAAATGTGAGCGGAGGACACCAGCACCTCCTCATACCATGCctatttgtacttttacttttgccAATGAATGACTGACTGATAGAATGATTGTAAATCAATATCAAGTTACAGGggatgggttttttttgttttttttgctccaGATATCTTCTTGAAATGACTGTATGAATGAAGAAGtgactgggtgtgtgtgtgtgagagagagagaggaagaaagagatgggttgatttaaaaaaaaaaaaaaaaaaggaacaaatgtccatctctgacatttcaaaaacaaataaatgttccATTAAAGTACTTTTATGTTTCAAATAAAGGAGCAACACCAAGAAAGAGAAGACGCGTTGTAATTTTGTGAGGATGCAGTACCGTTAAAATCCTCTAGAGGGCGGCAGCACTCTGCTGCACACGTGAAGTGAAGAAACTGTGATTTTAGCTCGGCCCTGTTTTGCAATATTgtacaaaaacactgcagtgtcagtgttatTACACAATAACTGAATTTATTGACTACATCCAGCACATAAAAAAGGCTCTAAATTAAACACACTCTGGAACATGCAGGGCCCCGTgtgtaataaaaacatacacaactTTGCCGAGAttctaaattaataaaatacataaatagataaataatagTTAATAAAACAATTAGGCATCTTTGGATATAATATGATGGTTTTTTCATGCACCCAGAGGAAATTTACACTACATGCCCCCCTACCCttaccccacccccccatccctccaccctgCAAGGCTAAACAACCTCCCAGATTTGTCACTGATCCTTTTTCCGAATAAGGCAGAAGGAATTCGTGCCGACCCAGAACCCGGGGAAAAGCTTCTCCTGGACGTTGGCCTTGAACTTGTGAATCAGCCGCACCTCCTTCTcgccctccccctccaccagGAGGAACTTGATGATGCCGGCGGGCTGGTCGACGTAGACGCCCATGGTGGGCGACAGGGGGAGCTGGATGTCCACGTTCTCGCTGTTGTGCCAGACCTGGTAGCAGGAGCCAGACCAGCCGGCGCCCCAGGAGGTGTTGTTCTCCCCGAGGCCGCAGGGACCGTCCTGGCCTTTGCGGGGCGCGCTCTCGCAGACCACCCCGATCACCACCCAGCCGTCGTAGTCCACCTCCCAGTACCCCCGGTGGCCCAGCAGACCCTCTTTAGTCAGCACCTGAACCAGGGAGGAACACAAGTCTCAGGGATCGATTAATAATCAATCagctattttaatattttagtttAGAAATCCAAGCTTCTAAAATGTAAGAATACGATTCTTTTCCTTGTTTCAAGTGataataaactgtttttttagGGCAAAACAAGACGTTAGCTGTAAAATAATTAAGATTTTTCTGCAgtttcacagaaaacaagatgaattaattaaaaattagCAGATTTATTCTGAAATTACTGCAGGAAACAACCCAGAACCCCCCATAAAGCATTTACAATGAGACCAGTGGTGCAAAATAATaatgtacatttactcaggtgCTGCTTTAGTTGGGTATTcccattttctgctactttatactcAAAACATCTTTGCTGTCATTCATAACTCAATCGGACAGTGCACAAGTGGACGAAATTTAAAAACTATAATAAATAACcttaaaaatatgtaaaaatcaatatataaatacaaacataaaaatataactgGACTGAAACTCTGCTGtatttcagaggcaaatattgtcCTACACTTATTTAACCACGTTTCCTATGTTCAGACCTACCTGTGGTGAGTGCTCGTATCTCTCAGGCCTGTTTGGATACGGGCAGACTGCATCAGACGTACGAGCCACTTTAGACCCGGCCTCTGAAATCCACAACAGCTTCTGTGCAGTTTTATCATCCAGAGAGAGCGGGAGCCAGTCTGAGAGAAGGAAGAGGGGAAGTAAAGGAAGAAACAGGTCAGATGATattaaagagacagaagagaagacgagtagaaaaagaaaatgttcacaGCTTTACATTTCATGAAGTCAGCCCTGGTGGTCGGCTCAGGGATGTTTGGCTCATATGGCGGCAGCTTTTCTGAGGTGACAAGAGAATCAGAGAGAAATGCTTTAAACTTGTGTGACATATGATCATATGACACCATCTTATTTAAATTAAtgaactgatatttttttaacctgggtcttattttctcatgttttgaGTGTAAATGATGGATAAGGACAGAAATCTGCAGAGatggagctttttattaaagagtaagatcctttttgtttaaccagaaacatcactttatattaataccagactccattgacaaaaacggtaattttaccgagcacgacacaggagctgctaatCTAACGCTGCCTCAATCcgttagtttgtttgtgttattgtgtgactttcagtggtggaagaagtagtCAGATCCTTTagataagtaaaagtaccacacagcaacacaaacaaaccaacagatggaggcagtggtattccagcagctgctgctattctgcttggtaaaatcgcagtttttgtcaatggagtctggtattgatatatcgtgatgtttctggtttaaaaaaaaggagctTACTCTGCAGGAATCCTATCCATCATGTTGTCTTTAGTGGACGTCCACTGGATTACATCTCAGGAGCTGCACTGAtcccaaagatttttgtcccttttaatcatttaaactgaaaaacacatgagAATAAGGCCCAGGTAAAAATCCTTTAATGTTGCTCTTTACcttgtgcagcagcagctccgtTTTTTCCTCCTGGAACAGACAGATATtgcatcagtgttgtgtgtggCAGATAGGTACTGTATATAGAGTATGTTGAAAGGGATTCCTCTCACAATGACTTGTATAAAACGAAATGCACAACACTATCCAGTGTGGGCACAGACGAGCCCCAGCCAGCGACTTTAAAGCCTCTCATCTTTCTCCGCAGCCTCACCCTTCATCAGGGCTTCTGCCAGGCTGCCATTCATCCACAGTAAATCACCTTGCAGCTCTCAACATACAGTAGATCACAGAGGAGCATGTGCGCAATGTCGGCTCAGCACTGATTCATGAAATTTCCCCCCCATGTGCGGCTCAAGGTTTAGGTTTCAACCTGAGGAATCCGTGTTCATTTTCTGAGGACGCGCATCACGGACACTGAGAGCAGGAGGGAGTCTCAGTCTAAGAATATACTTTCTGTATGATGCTGTTACCTCGGGGGGCATGTTGGCCACATTGTGGGCTGGTGTGtaatcctgtttgtttgttgctccCCCAGTTTGTGAGTCAGCCTGCGTTCTCCTGACATTCAGAGAAAACTGCGACCCGGCTCTGGCCGGTCTGgtcatcctcatcatcctcatcctctctccacGCTCATGTTACCGTCTCTCAAATTTCACACAACTAACTCCTCATCGTTCTTACTCACCTATCATTGATTTGTGTGTCCATTGCTGTCGCCAAAATTAGACAGATCAGCCTCAATTATCCTCCGTATAAGGATGTTTCTGACTCTGATTTCCTTAAACGCATCACTGGGCTTCAGAACAGGCTTTCTCCTCATCATTCATCTGCTTATATTTCACTTGACACGCCACACCTTTCAAATGTAACACTAAAAATAGCATTTTCCCTCACACTGTATGAGAATATCACACATACATCCTGTATCAGCTTGTTCCAACACTCATCACAGACGCATTTAACATTAAACTGattgaaatattcaaaccaaAGACGTCTACACTACATTTTTCATCTTGTCTACATTTCTCTGTTGCCAGACTTTGGGTAGATCTGTAGGCTTAAACAGTTATTAGTCGTTGCAGGAGTGTAACGTGGTTTAAGGTTGTTTAACTGCTTTAATACTGATGTTAAATCTGGTGAATAATGTCTCAGTGATTTGGTGTCAGAATAGGAGCAGATTATATCAGGAGAAAATACTGTTATACACAGATTTAAACTCTCTCCTTCATGTTGAGTTTTGCATGTGTTGGCgcacaaaaagaaacacaattttACAGCTACATGCTGCAGGAATCTGATACATTAAAGTCCTGAGTTTGTCTGATGATCAGGttgtatttttaaaggaaattCACACACATGAGGAGACATTAAGTGAATTTACAGATCAATATGATGGAGGaaagaactttttaaaaacttaatttcatttaaagaaagaaaaaaaagaagtagacATATAAAATAGGATGAATGGAAACAAGTGGAagtgaagtacaagtacctcaagtGTGTACTCGTGAGGAGTTCTTGAGTAAATTTACTTAGTTACATTCAACAGCTGGAAACAAGTAACTTGGACTTTGATGTTGTGAACGAACAGAGTTCATGTTGGATTTAACTTCTGTCTTTTGGTTTTGTTCTCTCTTCAGATTAGATCTAgtgtagatttttttaatcacagattAAAACCAGAGTAGAGCATCTTTAAGGTCGAGGTGTTAACATAAGTAAAGCCTGGTCTGTATATGGTTGTAATCAGATCATTAATGTGGATGTAAATAACCCCGGTGGATGCTCTTGTTGCCTGAGGAGGAGAGTCAGCTCTTTGAGGCCGAAACACAACCCAGCCCGGCCTGTGTGACCCTCAGCTGGGGCGGACGCCAGCAGCATGACAACCGGGACGAATCAGAGTCCAGCATAACATCTGCAAACATCGGATGTGATTTAGGGCGATGGCATTGCTTTCACTGAACCGTGTTGGCCTGTGATTCTTTTAAGGTGCGGCTAATCAGCTGAGAAGGGCTGTGGGGTTTCCAGAAAGCGAGAGGGCCAACGTTTAATCAGTCGGCTTTTAAGGCATCAATCCTAAAATACCATGTGAGCCGTAATTAATCTAAATATATTCAGTGTGTGCAGGAGAATATACGGTGGAGTGC encodes the following:
- the akt1s1 gene encoding uncharacterized protein akt1s1, translated to MASITQSSEPEIPDNHKESWLALLSAAEAYCQKSGCDLAILTACKKFRSSGGDGDGVRKRESSSAFPRECDFSYSVWGQGFLAESARRYMDDIGVLHSTTMLTAQKHTRQAGVEGGTKLVVDLTSDPGHRGSFTGDGGVGGVSPNGRLYSQSYPSIYSSGAVTGQGGGQNGNGEREREKSVLEAERGRQRSGIVDLEEECEDEEEEEDMDERRPYGNESAGVFSMDEDSLSRDCEPFFESDGEEESTDGSLSEDAPPPSRGMAVGQAAYSSRHAPNMALARSLPVSVPVWGCRGNRAAQGDSNSGERVGCADLEHIAASMKALLAPGATDGTEMFGALPRPRLNTGDFSLKH
- the zgc:195001 gene encoding tripartite motif-containing protein 16-like protein; the protein is MHIPSSPTHLEVNKRDPPEAHRHCDHKTSPRLMPNRATSTKGIMPVPKKAGGKNGAAAAQEKLPPYEPNIPEPTTRADFMKYWLPLSLDDKTAQKLLWISEAGSKVARTSDAVCPYPNRPERYEHSPQVLTKEGLLGHRGYWEVDYDGWVVIGVVCESAPRKGQDGPCGLGENNTSWGAGWSGSCYQVWHNSENVDIQLPLSPTMGVYVDQPAGIIKFLLVEGEGEKEVRLIHKFKANVQEKLFPGFWVGTNSFCLIRKKDQ